Within the Candidatus Eremiobacterota bacterium genome, the region ATTCGTTCACGTTTGGAATGTAAGTTCCCCCGCTCTCTGATCCCGACGACCAGGGGTTGAACTCAACAGGGATTTCAGCCACAGGTTCGATAGCGAGGTGAATACATACGTTCTTGTTGAAAAGGGATTTGAAGTTCACCTTCTTTCCGTAGTGGACGGATCCGCATGAATCCTTGTAGAAAAGGTGATATTCATTCGGGTAGAGAAACGGTGCCACCATGATGCCATGGGTCTGCTCGAGCGTGGAGGCCTTCTGCTCCTGGAGCTTCAAGTCTGCCTGCATGAGCTGTGCCGAGGAGCGGACCGCCATGCTTGTCTCGTAAAGGTTGAAGCGCGCAAAGGTTATCGCTCCAATGATGGCCATGATGGAGAGCACCACTATTATCTCTATGAGCGTAAGTCCCCTGGCCAGGGCTTTTCTTCTCACCTCTGTCTCCTTTAACCGCCGATATTTGAAATGAGCGAGTAAATCGGGAGAAAGAGCGCAAGTATCACGAAACCCACCACGACAGCCACGATTGCCATGAAAACGGGCTCCAGCAGGTTCATGAAGCACTCGATGCGGTAGGCGATCTGCTCGTCATAGATCTGTGCGATCTTTTCCATTGAAAAAACGATGTCCTCTGTCTCCTCGCCAAGGATGATAAAGCTTTTCATCAGGCTGGGTATGTATTTCTTGGTCCTGAAAGATTCGGCGATTGAATCCCCGTGAATTATCTCGGCCTTGCACTGCTCAAGAATGTCTTTCAGCGGCTCATTCTGCACAATATCCTTTGAGGCATCAAGAATCTTGCTGATATTGATGCCGTTGCGGTACATAAGGGCAAAGGTCCGCGTGAACCTTGTCATACGCACCATGATAAGGAAATCTCCAATGTAGGGAATATTGATTTTGACGTTATCGACAAAGAACCGCCCTACCATCGTCCTGCTAAAATTATAGTATAAATAGCCTGCAATGACAAGGATGATCACGATCGTCGAGAGGGCGCCGGGGCTCTGGAAAAGATAGACGATCCCCATGAGCATCTTGGTCGGCAGCGGAAGGGGGACCTGGATGCCTGACAGGAACTTGGTGAAAGAGGGGATGTAATAGATCATGAGCCCCGTGATGATGAATATCGTGGAGACCATTACGAAAATAGGGTAGGTGAGGGCCGATATCACTTTCTTCCTGGTGTCGAGCTCACGCTCCAGGTAGTTGGCCAGCTCGTCGAGCATGTGGGAAAGCTTGCCCGTCTGCTCGGCTACCTCTACGAGAGCCCTGTAGATGGGAGGGAAGACGCGGGGGTGCTTGGTGACGGAATGGGTGATGGAGGAGCCTTTCCTTATGTCCTCGCGGATCGTTTCCACGACTTTTCTCATCTTATGGTCCTCCTGATAGCCGGCGAGGGTCTGGAAGGCCTTGTCTATGGGGATGCCCACCCGCATCATGAGGGAAAGCTCCCTGGTGAAAAGAAGGACGGTCTCATCACTGATGCGCCTTACGGTGCTGTCAAGCAGCTCATTGTAAATCTCCCTGAGGGTGACATGCTTCCCCTGGCAGAGAATCTCGCGGACCTGATACTGCTTTCTGTTGAGCATATCAAGCGCTTCCTGCTCGGAAGAGGCAATGATGCTCCCGTATCTCTGCCTGTTAAAAGTGTCTATGGCCGCATAACGGTAGAGAAATAGCAAGTGGTGCTCCCTCGTAAAGGTCTCAGGGCTCCGGCACCTGACGGGTGCAGGAACTCACCACACATTGTAGCATAAACAGGAGCCATTCTACAAGAGCGTGCTCAGATCCTGAAATATGATGACTCGAGGTAGCGGGCGAACAGCTCGACTTCGTCGCCTGCGGCCCAGTAAGGGCGCTTGAAGTAGAACTTCGGGAGGGCAGGCCGCCCGGCAGCGAGCTTGATGCCGAAGTAGCTTAAAGTCCTGGTGCCAAGAGCACCAGCGATGTTCACCATCCTGATTATCTCATTGCGCTCGATCTCAAGCTCCTTGAGCACTTGGTAGGCACGGGGCACGGGCACGTTTTCGTAGTCTATCTTTATGGCTTTCACCAGCATATCGCGGAAAAGGACGCTGATGAAGAGATCGCCTGAGGCTGAAGAGATGAGCTCATTGTGCCGGCGGCCTATGAGAGACTTCTGCCATCCGTCGCAGGAGAGGATCTCCATTGCCGTGAGAAGGCCCGGAAGAAGGATTTCCCTTGCCGAGCCCGCGGGGATGGGGAAAAAAATGGCGCAGGCTGGAGCCCCGCCGTGCATCAGGTCTATCCCCATATAGACCCCCTTACGGCCCAGGAGCTTTCCCAGGGCGGCGATCTCCCCTGACGGAAAGGCGGGAAGCCCAAGCAGGTGTGCACAGGAAGAGGCGAGCTTCAGGGAAAGCTGAGTCTGGTAATAGATGCTGATCTCGCCCTCCTTCTCCCTGTGAAAATCAGTCTTGAGGAGGGTGCCCGTGCCGGGAAAGAAGCGGTCAACTTTTCTCAGGGCCGAGATGTGGGACTGATCCACCTCAAGCTCGCCCGCAAGCTTTGTGATGGCGTCATGGAATGAAGGGCCCCGCCCTTCTATGGTGATTTCCAGCGTGTCGTCACCGGGGGCGAAGCTGAACTCCGCCGATTGAGAGAGCTCCTTTGCGAAGGCCTGTGAGAAGAACCCGAAGTGGCGCATCTGCGCCAGGGGGAAGAATGGGGAGAGGGACTCGGTGTCGGCGGCAAAGCAGGGAATCCGTGATGGCATTACGTGCTCCTTCCTGAAATGGCGGGCTTTGAGTGCCGGAAATAAAAAAAGAAGTGGGCACTGCCCACTCCTTTTTTCTCTAGGTTATTCCTTGGATTTCCTCACGGTGCCGTCGGTCCAGAACCTGGGCGTAGCTCTTCCCTCGCTGGGAGCTCCGCCTACACCGAGCTCCTGGAGCATCTCGTCCCACTCGCTGTCCTTGGCGAACTTGAGATCACCGTAATTGTACTCAAGCGAAGGCTTGTCGATAGGGGCATAGACGCTGATGCCCTGCGACTTGGGATGGGACTGGGGGTTCACCTCGTTGGCGATGACAACGTCCTTCACTGCCTTTGCCATTTTTTCCGCGGCGCCCTTGAGGGCGGGATCCTTGGCATTGGCAATGAGGTTGTCTGCCAGATGGCCCACATCGCGGATGTCCTTGTACGGAGTCCATCCGCCGCCGTAGTTCTCGGCTCCCTGGATGGCGGCCTTTACCGACTCTTTGTCGCCGGATTTTCTTACGGTCTTGGCAAACTCGTTGAGACTGTCCTTGAAGGCATCCATCTTGTTGAGGTTTACTGCCGAGAAGG harbors:
- a CDS encoding type II secretion system F family protein; its protein translation is MLFLYRYAAIDTFNRQRYGSIIASSEQEALDMLNRKQYQVREILCQGKHVTLREIYNELLDSTVRRISDETVLLFTRELSLMMRVGIPIDKAFQTLAGYQEDHKMRKVVETIREDIRKGSSITHSVTKHPRVFPPIYRALVEVAEQTGKLSHMLDELANYLERELDTRKKVISALTYPIFVMVSTIFIITGLMIYYIPSFTKFLSGIQVPLPLPTKMLMGIVYLFQSPGALSTIVIILVIAGYLYYNFSRTMVGRFFVDNVKINIPYIGDFLIMVRMTRFTRTFALMYRNGINISKILDASKDIVQNEPLKDILEQCKAEIIHGDSIAESFRTKKYIPSLMKSFIILGEETEDIVFSMEKIAQIYDEQIAYRIECFMNLLEPVFMAIVAVVVGFVILALFLPIYSLISNIGG
- a CDS encoding type II secretion system protein translates to MRRKALARGLTLIEIIVVLSIMAIIGAITFARFNLYETSMAVRSSAQLMQADLKLQEQKASTLEQTHGIMVAPFLYPNEYHLFYKDSCGSVHYGKKVNFKSLFNKNVCIHLAIEPVAEIPVEFNPWSSGSESGGTYIPNVNEWSVAKRSGPQEIFIEGGKLRVTVNIGDDGRITLKETEIP